Proteins from a single region of Drosophila biarmipes strain raj3 chromosome 3R, RU_DBia_V1.1, whole genome shotgun sequence:
- the LOC108031943 gene encoding paired box pox-meso protein isoform X2, with protein sequence MRIVELARLGIRPCDISRQLRVSHGCVSKILARYHETGSILPGAIGGSKPRVTTPKVVNYIRELKQRDPGIFAWEIRDRLLSEGICDKTNVPSVSSISRILRNKLGSLGHQHTPGTVMGSGSSSGGGSVSSNGGQNNGTTVNNNISLGNLGNPGGAAHHPHHHHHHQTAASAHHVHAHAHAHAHLYNSIYQPYSAAAAYSMKAVSCGSPSPPQGAAGQASGGPHPHQLRSVAAAAAAAHWPSSHSVSDILAHHQAVALRASCQVGVGVGGMGSTVSPLPMTPSPVAGTGGGQPLLDCEGGAGQQSPYNYYMYFQNGGMHHHHHHGGMMAAGATGL encoded by the coding sequence ATGCGGATCGTGGAGCTGGCCCGCCTGGGCATCCGACCCTGCGACATCTCCCGCCAGCTGCGAGTGAGCCACGGCTGTGTGTCCAAGATCCTGGCCAGGTACCACGAGACGGGCTCCATTCTGCCCGGAGCCATTGGCGGATCCAAGCCGCGGGTGACCACGCCCAAGGTGGTCAACTACATCAGGGAGCTGAAGCAGCGGGACCCCGGCATCTTCGCCTGGGAGATCCGTGATCGGTTGCTCAGCGAGGGGATCTGCGACAAGACGAATGTGCCCAGTGTGAGCTCCATCTCGAGGATCCTGCGGAACAAGCTGGGCAGTCTGGGCCACCAGCACACGCCGGGAACGGTGATGGGCAGCGGCAGTAGCAGTGGCGGCGGCAGTGTGTCCAGCAACGGGGGCCAAAACAACGGAACTACTGTCAATAACAATATTAGCCTGGGCAATCTGGGCAATCCCGGCGGTGCTGCCCACCACccacaccaccaccatcaccaccagACGGCGGCCAGTGCCCACCACGTCCATGCCCACGCCCATGCCCACGCCCACTTGTACAACTCCATTTACCAGCCGTACAGCGCTGCGGCGGCCTACAGCATGAAGGCGGTGTCCTGCGGGAGTCCTTCGCCTCCGCAGGGAGCGGCTGGCCAGGCATCGGGGGGTCCCCATCCCCACCAGCTGAGGAGTGTGGCTgccgcagccgccgccgcccattGGCCCTCCTCCCACTCGGTCAGCGACATCCTGGCCCACCACCAGGCGGTTGCCCTGCGGGCCAGTTGCCAGGTGGGCGTCGGAGTGGGCGGAATGGGCAGCACGGTGTCCCCCCTGCCGATGACCCCCTCGCCGGTGGCGGGAACGGGCGGAGGTCAGCCCCTGCTGGACTGCGAGGGCGGCGCCGGACAGCAATCGCCTTACAACTACTACATGTACTTCCAGAACGGCGGGATGcatcatcaccatcaccaCGGCGGCATGATGGCCGCCGGAGCCACGGGCTTATGA
- the LOC108031943 gene encoding paired box pox-meso protein isoform X1, whose amino-acid sequence MDPESQCPQYGEVNQLGGVFVNGRPLPNATRMRIVELARLGIRPCDISRQLRVSHGCVSKILARYHETGSILPGAIGGSKPRVTTPKVVNYIRELKQRDPGIFAWEIRDRLLSEGICDKTNVPSVSSISRILRNKLGSLGHQHTPGTVMGSGSSSGGGSVSSNGGQNNGTTVNNNISLGNLGNPGGAAHHPHHHHHHQTAASAHHVHAHAHAHAHLYNSIYQPYSAAAAYSMKAVSCGSPSPPQGAAGQASGGPHPHQLRSVAAAAAAAHWPSSHSVSDILAHHQAVALRASCQVGVGVGGMGSTVSPLPMTPSPVAGTGGGQPLLDCEGGAGQQSPYNYYMYFQNGGMHHHHHHGGMMAAGATGL is encoded by the coding sequence AGTCGCAGTGTCCGCAGTATGGCGAGGTGAACCAGCTGGGCGGGGTCTTCGTCAATGGGCGCCCCCTGCCGAATGCGACCAGGATGCGGATCGTGGAGCTGGCCCGCCTGGGCATCCGACCCTGCGACATCTCCCGCCAGCTGCGAGTGAGCCACGGCTGTGTGTCCAAGATCCTGGCCAGGTACCACGAGACGGGCTCCATTCTGCCCGGAGCCATTGGCGGATCCAAGCCGCGGGTGACCACGCCCAAGGTGGTCAACTACATCAGGGAGCTGAAGCAGCGGGACCCCGGCATCTTCGCCTGGGAGATCCGTGATCGGTTGCTCAGCGAGGGGATCTGCGACAAGACGAATGTGCCCAGTGTGAGCTCCATCTCGAGGATCCTGCGGAACAAGCTGGGCAGTCTGGGCCACCAGCACACGCCGGGAACGGTGATGGGCAGCGGCAGTAGCAGTGGCGGCGGCAGTGTGTCCAGCAACGGGGGCCAAAACAACGGAACTACTGTCAATAACAATATTAGCCTGGGCAATCTGGGCAATCCCGGCGGTGCTGCCCACCACccacaccaccaccatcaccaccagACGGCGGCCAGTGCCCACCACGTCCATGCCCACGCCCATGCCCACGCCCACTTGTACAACTCCATTTACCAGCCGTACAGCGCTGCGGCGGCCTACAGCATGAAGGCGGTGTCCTGCGGGAGTCCTTCGCCTCCGCAGGGAGCGGCTGGCCAGGCATCGGGGGGTCCCCATCCCCACCAGCTGAGGAGTGTGGCTgccgcagccgccgccgcccattGGCCCTCCTCCCACTCGGTCAGCGACATCCTGGCCCACCACCAGGCGGTTGCCCTGCGGGCCAGTTGCCAGGTGGGCGTCGGAGTGGGCGGAATGGGCAGCACGGTGTCCCCCCTGCCGATGACCCCCTCGCCGGTGGCGGGAACGGGCGGAGGTCAGCCCCTGCTGGACTGCGAGGGCGGCGCCGGACAGCAATCGCCTTACAACTACTACATGTACTTCCAGAACGGCGGGATGcatcatcaccatcaccaCGGCGGCATGATGGCCGCCGGAGCCACGGGCTTATGA
- the LOC108032000 gene encoding plectin isoform X1: MDIKPAVFLVLFLNLSQGYKMAQSSEEMAGLISDHQGGGGDNCPSTSSDVAKCGIKLDGKTKIKASSIAQKAAKEAKDASDAQMEAGEAAARQVKQQLADKALAAAKAAEAALAGKQQIVEQLESEVREGELVVQEESTLLQTTQTTCAAAGQASKQAAEQLKTITQAVKNAQDNVVNAEHVASGAQQELGEKQQLVDAAKKRVELLLRQLEVARADFKNTKNAAEKAACAAQEARQRATRERRRAELRHRLRLKRARTHQDH; this comes from the exons ATGGACATTAAACCAGCGGTTTTTCTCGTCTTATTCTTGAACCTTTCACAAGGCTATAAGATGGCGCAA TCCTCCGAAGAGATGGCGGGCCTGATCTCGGATCATCAGGGCGGCGGAGGAGACAATTGTCCCTCGACCTCCTCGGACGTTGCCAAGTGCGGCATCAAGCTTGACGGCAAGACGAAGATAAAGGCCTCGAGCATTGCCCAGAAAGCGGCCAAGGAGGCCAAAGACGCATCCGATGCCCAGATGGAGGCGGGAGAGGCGGCAGCTCGTCAAGTGAAGCAACAGTTGGCCGACAAGGCACTGGCCGCAGCCAAGGCGGCAGAAGCGGCTCTGGCTGGGAAGCAGCAGATCGTGGAGCAACTGGAGTCCGAGGTGAGGGAGGGGGAGCTGGTGGTCCAGGAGGAGAGCACTCTGTTGCAGACCACCCAGACCACCTGTGCTGCGGCGGGACAGGCTTCCAAACAGGCGGCGGAGCAACTAAAGACCATCACGCAGGCGGTGAAGAATGCCCAGGATAATGTGGTCAACGCGGAGCACGTGGCCAGTGGGGCCCAACAGGAGCTGGGCGAAAAGCAGCAACTGGTTGATGCGGCTAAGAAGCGGGTGGAGCTACTACTCCGTCAATTGGAAGTGGCTCGTGCGGACTTCAAGAACACCAAGAATGCCGCCGAGAAGGCAGCTTGTGCCGCCCAGGAGGCCAGGCAAAGGGCCACTCGGGAGCGCAGGAGGGCGGAACTGAGGCACCGCCTGCGTTTGAAAAGGGCTCGCACCCACCAGGATCattaa
- the LOC108031944 gene encoding high affinity copper uptake protein 1 produces MDHDHNHGSDDTTGTEKSCPMIMVFHAGHCERILWRGWVASTVTEFVLSALAIFLVSFLYEALKFLRQQLARREARKESERLAAELRRKNEAPQSGGCCSETPLAEPREQSYWQRLFASSHIFQSLLNLLQIVISYLLMLIFMTFNYWLCLAVVLGLGLGYFFFGWNKKNPDESECCP; encoded by the exons ATGGACCACGATCATAACCACGGCTCGGATGACACCACCGGCACGGAGAAATCCTGCCCCATGATCATGGTG TTCCATGCTGGTCACTGCGAGCGCATTTTGTGGCGCGGCTGGGTGGCCTCCACGGTGACCGAGTTCGTCCTGTCCGCGCTGGCCATCTTCCTGGTGTCCTTCCTGTACGAGGCGCTAAAGTTCCTGCGCCAGCAGTTGGCTCGCAGGGAAGCCCGGAAGGAGAGCGAGCGCCTGGCGGCGGAGCTGCGCAGGAAGAACGAGGCCCCGCAGTCCGGAGGATGCTGCTCCGAAACCCCACTGGCGGAGCCCCGGGAGCAGAGCTACTGGCAGCGCCTGTTCGCCTCGTCGCACATCTTCCAGTCCCTGCTGAACCTGCTGCAGATCGTCATCTCCTACCTGCTCATGCTGATCTTCATGACCTTCAACTACTGGCTGTGCCTGGCCGTGGtcctgggcctgggcctgggctACTTCTTCTTCGGCTGGAACAAGAAGAACCCCGACGAGAGCGAGTGCTGTCCTTAG
- the LOC108032001 gene encoding LOW QUALITY PROTEIN: plectin (The sequence of the model RefSeq protein was modified relative to this genomic sequence to represent the inferred CDS: substituted 1 base at 1 genomic stop codon): MXDARFPMRYESLVTMLLLVNILLMSTAESAHRNDPRFKPAAGFCKTNVKASQMASKAAKDAKDAKDAQPNAAEVAGQRAKAMLADRALQAAKAAEAALNGKKQLLDEFTKSLAETKRVIEEIQRAIAASTCSNKAAKGIREKLQRSLANMQNLLQEMGTSLENIRRVALSAQKEAAEKRSLLDAAKRRVEELHNCLAQAQTDLERNRENAKKASDAATEAQQRVDAVRQLVSKIKMLRRKDLQSLSSFLRRRRRSSPAKTQLS; the protein is encoded by the coding sequence ATGTAAGATGCGAGATTCCCGATGCGTTACGAGTCCCTGGTTACGATGCTGCTTCTGGTGAACATCCTGCTGATGAGCACTGCGGAATCTGCCCACCGCAACGATCCGCGCTTCAAGCCGGCAGCCGGCTTCTGCAAGACGAACGTGAAGGCCAGCCAGATGGCCTCGAAGGCGGCGAAGGATGCCAAGGACGCCAAGGATGCGCAGCCGaatgccgccgaagtggcggGTCAGAGGGCCAAGGCCATGCTGGCGGATCGGGCCCTGCAGGCGGCCaaggcggcggaggcggcccTCAACGGCAAGAAGCAGCTGCTGGACGAGTTCACCAAGAGTCTGGCAGAAACGAAGCGGGTCATCGAGGAAATCCAGCGAGCCATAGCCGCCAGCACCTGCTCCAACAAGGCGGCGAAGGGAATCCGTGAGAAACTGCAGAGATCCCTGGCCAACATGCAGAATCTGCTGCAGGAGATGGGAACCAGTCTGGAGAACATCCGCCGAGTGGCCCTCAGCGCCCAAAAGGAGGCCGCCGAGAAGCGCAGTCTTCTGGACGCCGCCAAACGGCGGGTGGAGGAGCTCCACAACTGCCTGGCCCAGGCTCAGACGGATCTGGAGCGCAACCGCGAGAACGCCAAGAAGGCCAGCGACGCCGCCACTGAGGCCCAACAGCGGGTGGACGCAGTGCGGCAGCTGGTGTCCAAGATCAAGATGCTGAGGCGAAAGGATCTGCAGTCGCTGAGCAGCTTTCTGcgcaggaggaggagaagcAGCCCGGCGAAAACACAGTTGAGTTGA
- the LOC108031941 gene encoding odorant receptor 85a, protein MIFKYIQKPNLKALLGSRDSLIYLNRSIDQMGWRLPPRTKPLWWLYYLWSLMVVVLVFIFIPYGLIMTGIKEFKNFTTTDLFTYVQVPVNTNASIMKGIIVLFMRGRFSKAQKMMDLMDVRCTKMEEKVQVHRSAALCNRVVVIYHCIYFGYLTMAVTGALVIGKTPFCLYNPLVNPVDHFYLATAIESVTMIGIILANLILDVYPIIYVVILRTHLELLRQRIIDLRSDLDKGDDQHYEELVGCVKDHKLIVEYGNTLRPMISATMFIQLLSVGLLLGLAAVSMQFYNTVMERLVSGVYTVAILSQTFPFCYVCEQLNSDCESLTNTLFHSKWIGAERRYRTTMLYFIHNVQQSILFTAGGIFPICLNTNIKMAKFAFSVVTIVNEMDLAEKLRRE, encoded by the exons ATGATCTTTAAGTATATCCAAAAGCCAAACCTCAAAGCACTACTCGGCTCTCGAGATTCCCTGATCTACCTGAATAGATCCATAGATCAAATGGGCTGGAGACTGCCGCCTCGAACCAAGCCCCTTTGGTGGCTTTACTATCTTTGGTCCCTGATGGTCGTGGTACTGGTCTTTATATTCATACCATACGGCCTCATAATGACTGGAATAAAGGAGTTCAAGAACTTCACCACCACGGATCTCTTTACGTATGTTCAGGTGCCGGTTAACACCAATGCCTCCATTATGAAGGGCATTATTGTGCTGTTCATGAGAGGTCGATTCTCGAAGGCCCAAAAGATGATGGACCTAATGGACGTTCGCTGCACCAAGATGGAGGAGAAGGTCCAGGTGCACCGATCAGCGGCTCTTTGCAACCGGGTCGTGGTTATCTACCACTGCATATACTTCGGTTACCTAACCATGGCCGTAACCGGAGCTCTGGTGATTGGAAAGACCCCTTTCTGCCTGTACAACCCACTGGTCAACCCAGTCGATCACTTCTATCTGGCCACAGCAATTGAATCGGTCACAATGATTGGTATTATTTTGGCCAACCTCATTCTAGACGTCTACCCCATTATCTATGTGGTCATACTAAGGACCCATCTTGAGCTTTTGCGGCAGCGAATAATAGATCTTCGATCTGATTTGGATAAAGGAGATGATCAACATTACGAGGAGCTGGTGGGGTGTGTGAAGGACCACAAGCTGATTGTGGA aTATGGAAACACTCTGCGCCCTATGATATCTGCCACGATGTTCATACAACTGCTGTCCGTAGGCCTTCTCCTGGGTCTGGCAGCGGTTTCCATGCAGTTTTATAACACCGTGATGGAACGTCTGGTCTCTGGGGTCTATACCGTAGCCATACTCTCCCAAACCTTTCCGTTTTGCTATGTCTGCGAGCAACTGAACAGCGACTGCGAGTCCCTAACCAACACATTGTTCCACTCCAAGTGGATCGGGGCAGAACGTCGATATAGAACCACGATGCTCTACTTCATTCATAATGTCCAGCAGTCGATTCTTTTTACTGCGGGCGGAATTTTCCCCATCTGCTTGAACACCAATATTAAG ATGGCCAAGTTCGCTTTCTCAGTGGTAACCATTGTGAATGAAATGGACTTGGCGGAGAAATTGAGAAGGGAGTAA
- the LOC108031025 gene encoding uncharacterized protein LOC108031025, with product MPSLLHLLLLTLFLVSTPTLGRKVKRKEAHYHHHVNVPPPPPPPSHQGPGPVPQQTAVIEHEVPPYAYEAVNHDEFEPAKGKLSHFEDSSDYVVHTLHSGGGGGSGGYLADNGLRSIAKGSADQALSAVASQNAAGKQASYVAKSTLAQAAAQAAGTAVAVLKGKEVLLHRLEDQSVEAHKAMENELTQLQQAKRSAKAAQYAAQQAINHVSVLTAALNNAQSASELAQKAASEAAAELASQIDMVAQAKTKLEHAESQAYAARLDYEETRDAAEKATLSAQEAHLNANDAALHANVELAETVHIHDKSDRNVRDPPPRNHRHP from the exons ATGCCATCGCTGTTGCACCTGCTGCTCCTGACGCTGTTTTTGG TGTCCACACCGACGCTGGGTCGCAAGGTAAAGCGGAAGGAGGCGCACTATCACCACCACGTCAATgtgccgcctccgccgccgcctccatcGCACCAGGGACCAGGGCCAGTGCCCCAGCAAACGGCGGTGATCGAGCACGAGGTGCCACCTTACGCCTACGAGGCCGTAAACCACGATGAGTTCGAGCCGGCCAAGGGGAAGCTCTCCCACTTCGAAGACTCCTCCGATTACGTAGTGCACACTCTGCACAGCGGAGGCGGTGGGGGAAGCGGTGGTTACCTGGCAGACAATGGACTCCGCAGCATCGCCAAGGGTTCCGCCGATCAGGCCTTGTCTGCAGTGGCCAGCCAAAATGCGGCTGGCAAACAGGCTTCCTATGTGGCCAAGAGCACTCTTGCGCAAGCGGCAGCCCAGGCAGCCGGAACTGCGGTGGCTGTACTGAAAGGCAAGGAGGTGCTGCTCCACCGACTGGAGGATCAGAGCGTGGAGGCCCACAAGGCGATGGAGAATGAGCTGACCCAGCTGCAGCAGGCCAAGAGATCCGCGAAGGCGGCCCAATATGCCGCCCAGCAGGCCATCAACCATGTGAGTGTCCTGACTGCGGCCCTGAACAATGCCCAGTCTGCCTCCGAGCTGGCTCAGAAGGCGGCATCCGAGGCGGCGGCAGAACTGGCCTCCCAAATCGATATGGTGGCCCAGGCCAAGACCAAGCTGGAGCACGCTGAATCGCAGGCCTATGCGGCCCGCTTGGACTACGAGGAAACTCGGGATGCGGCGGAGAAGGCCACCTTGTCCGCCCAGGAGGCCCACCTCAATGCGAATGATGCCGCCTTGCACGCCAATGTGGAGCTGGCCGAGACTGTCCACATCCACGACAAGAGCGACCGGAATGTGAGGGATCCACCACCGCGGAATCACCGACATCCATGA
- the LOC108031936 gene encoding eukaryotic initiation factor 4A-III, translating to MARKNAQAEDLSNVEFETSEDVEVIPTFNAMNLKEELLRGIYAYGFEKPSAIQQRSIKPIVKGRDVIAQAQSGTGKTATFSISILQSLDTTLRETQVLCLSPTRELAVQIQKVILALGDMMNVQCHVCIGGTNLGEDIRKLDYGQHIVSGTPGRVFDMIKRRVLRTRAIKMLVLDEADEMLNKGFKEQIYDVYRYLPPATQVVLISATLPHEILEMTSKFMTDPIRILVKRDELTLEGIKQFFVAVEREEWKFDTLCDLYDTLTITQAVIFCNTKRKVDWLTEKMREANFTVSSMHGDMPQKERDEIMKEFRAGQSRVLITTDVWARGIDVQQVSLVINYDLPNNRELYIHRIGRSGRFGRKGVAINFVKSDDIRILRDIEQYYSTQIDEMPMNVADLI from the exons ATGGCGCGCAAGAATGCCCAGGCGGAGGACCTCTCCAACGTGGAGTTCGAGACGAGCGAGGACGTGGAGGTGATTCCCACCTTCAACGCCATGAATCTGAAGGAGGAGCTGCTACGCGGCATCTACGCGTACG GCTTTGAGAAACCCTCGGCCATTCAGCAGAGGAGCATCAAACCCATTGTCAAGGGGCGCGATGTGATTGCCCAGGCGCAGTCGGGCACAGGCAAAACGGCCACcttctccatctccatccTGCAGAGCCTGGACACCACGCTGCGAGAGACCCAGGTCCTGTGTCTGTCACCCACCCGCGAGTTGGCCGTGCAGATCCAGAAGGTCATCCTGGCCCTCGGCGACATGATGAACGTGCAGTGCCATGTGTGCATCGGCGGCACCAACCTGGGCGAGGACATCCGCAAGCTGGACTATGGCCAGCACATTGTGAGCGGCACCCCCGGACGAGTATTCGACATGATCAAGCGACGCGTGCTGCGAACAAG GGCCATCAAGATGCTGGTGCTGGACGAAGCCGATGAGATGTTAAACAAAGGCTTCAAGGAACAGATATACGATGTGTATCGCTACTTGCCACCTGCCACTCAGGTGGTGCTCATCTCGGCCACCTTGCCCCACGAGATACTCGAAATGACCTCCAAATTCATGACAGATCCCATTCGCATCCTGGTCAAGCG CGATGAATTGACGCTGGAAGGCATCAAACAGTTCTTCGTGGCTGTGGAGCGCGAGGAGTGGAAATTCGATACTCTGTGCGATCTGTACGACACCCTGACCATTACCCAGGCGGTCATCTTCTGCAACACGAAGCGCAAGGTGGACTGGCTGACGGAGAAGATGCGCGAGGCCAACTTCACAGTGAGCTCCATGCACGGCGACATGCCGCAGAAGGAGCGTGACGAGATCATGAAGGAGTTCCGAGCCGGCCAGTCGCGTGTCCTTATCACCACCGACGTGTGGGCCCGCGGTATTGATGTGCAGCAGGTCTCGCTGGTTATCAACTACGATTTGCCCAACAATCGTGAGCTGTACATCCACCGCATCGGTCGGTCTGGTCGTTTCGGACGCAAGGGTGTCGCCATCAACTTTGTCAAATCGGACGACATCCGCATCCTGCGTGACATTGAACAGTACTACTCCACACAAATCGACGAGATGCCCATGAACGTGGCCGACTTGATCTAA
- the LOC108031999 gene encoding THO complex subunit 3 yields the protein MSRTEQTFDDLKSYFRGHSKIREQRAHMSKVHSVCWNADGRHLASGSFDKTVAVYSLERDRFVKGSIYRGHTASVDQLCWHRTNPDQFATASGDKTVRIWDIRAGKCVSVTNTKGENINIAWSPDGKTIAVGNKEDLITFIDTRTNKIRVEEPFSFEVNEISWNNTNDLFFLTNGLGCMHVLNYPSLEHQMTLKAHPANCICIEFGPTGKYFATGSADAQVSLWDANELACLRMISRLEWPVRTISFSHDERLIASASEDLIIDIAFTETGERVTDIHVDASTFTVAWHPKQYLLAYACDEKDSDRRRDAGNVKIYGFPE from the exons ATGAGTCGCACGGAGCAAACTTTCGACGACCTGAAGTCGTACTTCCGGGGCCACAGCAAAATCCGGGAGCAGAGGGCGCACATGTCCAAG GTGCACTCGGTTTGCTGGAACGCAGATGGACGCCACCTGGCCTCCGGATCCTTCGACAAGACTGTGGCCGTCTACTCCCTGGAGCGGGATCGCTTCGTCAAGGGCAGCATTTACCGCGGACACACTGCCTCCGTGGACCAGCTGTGCTGGCATCGCACGAATCCCGACCAGTTTGCCACGGCCAGCGGGGACAAGACCGTCAGGATCTGGGACATACGGGCGGGAAAATGCGTTTCGGTGACCAACACCAAGGGAGAGAACATCAACATAGCCTGGTCGCCGGACGGCAAGACAATCGCCGTGGGCAACAAGGAGGATCTGATCACCTTTATAGACACGCGCACGAACAAGATCCGGGTGGAGGAGCCCTTCAGCTTCGAGGTCAACGAGATATCGTGGAACAACACCAACGAcctcttcttcctaaccaacGGGCTGGGGTGCATGCATGTGCTCAATTACCCCAGCCTGGAGCACCAGATGACCCTGAAGGCGCATCCGGCCAACTGCATTTGCATAGAGTTTGGACCCACGG GTAAATACTTTGCCACTGGCTCGGCAGACGCCCAGGTCTCGCTGTGGGACGCCAACGAGCTGGCCTGTCTGCGCATGATCAGCCGCCTGGAGTGGCCCGTCCGCACCATATCCTTCAGCCACGACGAGCGGCTGATAGCCTCGGCCAGCGAGGACCTGATCATAGACATTGCCTTCACGGAGACGGGCGAGCGTGTGACCGACATCCACGTGGATGCCTCTACCTTCACGGTGGCCTGGCATCCCAAGCAGTACCTCCTGGCCTACGCCTGCGACGAGAAGGACAGCGACCGGCGACGGGACGCTGGCAACGTTAAGATATACGGCTTTCCGGAATAA
- the LOC108032000 gene encoding plectin isoform X2 has product MAGLISDHQGGGGDNCPSTSSDVAKCGIKLDGKTKIKASSIAQKAAKEAKDASDAQMEAGEAAARQVKQQLADKALAAAKAAEAALAGKQQIVEQLESEVREGELVVQEESTLLQTTQTTCAAAGQASKQAAEQLKTITQAVKNAQDNVVNAEHVASGAQQELGEKQQLVDAAKKRVELLLRQLEVARADFKNTKNAAEKAACAAQEARQRATRERRRAELRHRLRLKRARTHQDH; this is encoded by the coding sequence ATGGCGGGCCTGATCTCGGATCATCAGGGCGGCGGAGGAGACAATTGTCCCTCGACCTCCTCGGACGTTGCCAAGTGCGGCATCAAGCTTGACGGCAAGACGAAGATAAAGGCCTCGAGCATTGCCCAGAAAGCGGCCAAGGAGGCCAAAGACGCATCCGATGCCCAGATGGAGGCGGGAGAGGCGGCAGCTCGTCAAGTGAAGCAACAGTTGGCCGACAAGGCACTGGCCGCAGCCAAGGCGGCAGAAGCGGCTCTGGCTGGGAAGCAGCAGATCGTGGAGCAACTGGAGTCCGAGGTGAGGGAGGGGGAGCTGGTGGTCCAGGAGGAGAGCACTCTGTTGCAGACCACCCAGACCACCTGTGCTGCGGCGGGACAGGCTTCCAAACAGGCGGCGGAGCAACTAAAGACCATCACGCAGGCGGTGAAGAATGCCCAGGATAATGTGGTCAACGCGGAGCACGTGGCCAGTGGGGCCCAACAGGAGCTGGGCGAAAAGCAGCAACTGGTTGATGCGGCTAAGAAGCGGGTGGAGCTACTACTCCGTCAATTGGAAGTGGCTCGTGCGGACTTCAAGAACACCAAGAATGCCGCCGAGAAGGCAGCTTGTGCCGCCCAGGAGGCCAGGCAAAGGGCCACTCGGGAGCGCAGGAGGGCGGAACTGAGGCACCGCCTGCGTTTGAAAAGGGCTCGCACCCACCAGGATCattaa
- the LOC108031937 gene encoding 4-hydroxybenzoate polyprenyltransferase, mitochondrial produces MLALRHLRLPSAMHFRSSYAAAATTKHMLLRRPARVLIGGDPSDWNRPHLQIQDITSRSSSTATEPAKRLTPVEELMAAAKPYAQLMRIDRPIGTYLLFWPCAWSIALSADAGCWPDLTMLGLFGTGALIMRGAGCTINDLWDKDIDAKVERTRTRPLASGQISQFDAIVFLSAQLSLGLLVLVQLNWQSILLGASSLGLVITYPLMKRVTYWPQLVLGMAFNWGALLGWCATQGSVNLAACLPLYLSGVCWTIVYDTIYAHQDKLDDLQIGVKSTALRFGENTKAWLSGFTAAMLTGLSAAGWACDQTLPYYAAVGIVGAHLVQQIYSLNIDNPSDCAKKFLSNHQVGLILFLGIVLGTLLKSDETKKKPQATLTTTASSYVPALPQKPEVIS; encoded by the exons ATGTTGGCGCTGAGACACCTGCGACTGCCGAGCGCGATGCACTTCCGCAGCTCTTATgcggcggcggcaacaacaaaacacatGCTGCTCCGGCGACCAGCGCGTGTTCTGATTGGAGGAGATCCCAGCGACTGGAACAGGCCGCACCTCCAGATCCAGGATATAACCTCCAGGAGCTCGAGCACCGCAACTGAACCCGCGAAACGCCTAACGCCGGTGGAGGAACTCATGGCCGCGGCGAAACCCTACGCCCAGCTGATGCGAATCGATCGGCCCATCGGTACCTACCTCCTCTTCTGGCCCTGCGCCTGGAGCATAGCCCTCAGTGCGGATGCGGGATGCTGGCCAGATCTCACCATGCTGGGCCTCTTTGGCACCGGGGCCCTGATTATGCGCGGAGCAGGCTGCACCATCAACGATCTCTGGGACAAGGACATCGATGCCAAGGTGGAACGCACGAGGACGCGACCCTTGGCCTCTGGCCAGATCAGCCAGTTCGATGCCATTGTGTTCCTCTCGGCGCAGCTCAGTCTGGGTCTTCTAGTGCTGGTGCAGCTCAACTGGCAGTCCATATTACTGGGGGCCAGTTCCCTGGGCCTCGTGATCACCTATCCCCTCATGAAGAGGGTAACCTACTGGCCCCAACTGGTCCTGGGCATGGCCTTCAACTGGGGCGCCCTTCTGGGCTGGTGTGCCACCCAGGGCAGCGTCAATCTGGCCGCCTGTCTGCCGCTCTACCTCTCCGGCGTTTGCTGGACTATAGTCTACGACACGATTTACGCCCACCAGGACAAGCTGGATGACCTGCAAATAGGCGTTAAATCCACGGCTCTGAGATTTGGGGAGAATACCAAGGCCTGGCTGTCTGGCTTCACAGCAGCCATGCTGACGGGTCTGTCCGCCGCAGGTTGGGCTTGCGACCAAACGTTGCCTTACTACGCAGCTGTCGGGATAGTTGGCGCTCATCTAGTGCAGCAG ATCTACTCGCTCAACATTGACAACCCCAGCGACTGTGCCAAGAAGTTCTTATCGAATCACCAAGTGGGACTCATTCTCTTCCTCGGCATTGTTCTGGGCACCCTCCTGAAATCCGACGAAACCAAGAAAAAGCCCCAAGCCACACTGACTACTACGGCTAGCTCCTATGTTCCAGCGTTGCCCCAGAAGCCCGAAGTTATAAGCTGA